The following proteins come from a genomic window of Doryrhamphus excisus isolate RoL2022-K1 chromosome 12, RoL_Dexc_1.0, whole genome shotgun sequence:
- the wdr59 gene encoding GATOR complex protein WDR59 isoform X1, with product MAARWSSENVVLEFRDAQATTMSVDCVGSHAVLSGRRFLYMVNLEAPCELARKMARHSKWDVGTVQWNPHKSHSHIFAASSNQRVDLYSWKDGGAGDVHTSLQGHTRVISDLDWSCFEAEFLVTSSVDTYMYIWDTRDTRKPAVALSAVAGASQVKWNRRNQNLLASSHDGDVRIWDRRKPNTAAEYVAAHLSKIHGLDWHPDNEFILATSSQDNSVRFWDYRQPRKYLNILSCQVPVWKARYTPFSNGLVTVMVPQLRRENSLLLWSTLDLNSPVHAFVGHDDVVLEFQWRPQKEGQWRSQLFLRLGQCPSLSVSCVSGTKDYQLVTWSRDQTLRIWRVDPQLQKLCVSDLADDLMEGMSLNMDTDKSLTANDPDGQHTRIPAGHHLHDQDGGVGSGARQDSAASSSLPQTLQQEFSLVNLQIRNVNVEMDAMNCSCVVSAHFGSHQVRLLMKFPGQYPNNCAPTFQFVSPTTISTAMKSKIHKILTDVSLQKVKRNQNCLEPCVRQLVSCLESDMTQDDSPSSGPFILSNPVAPALQPFPRVTNTYGSYQDANIPFPRTSGARFCGTGCLVYFTRPITMHRSAPATEPTPRSLSALSAYHSGVLTPMKIRSESQGALRLYSSSPTRSDKDTVSISSFYYKERKSRRFKTKRDGADYSSRSIKLAGKVIIQEISCLLPVHKVLGENYILNMRDIQDTCQKNGAAALAAGRRDVAKVWALASAATSVDLSPDSDPDTDAPWASHPFGRRLLDTLVDHYSHMSDVQTLAMLCSVFTDGHSPHGPPQSRSPAVPPPHSRYPSFTSEPSEHANSWSESSPEDGRSSNHGYADPRDRESEQHDMNKRLLDPTNTLQFDDFKKCYGEILYRWGLRDKRADVLKFASCPPEPHQGVEFGVFCCHCRSQARGTQCAVCKRLTFQCAVCHVAVRGSSHFCLSCGHGGHTGHMMDWFRRQDECPAGCGCRCLQQSVF from the exons atggcggcgcgctGGAGCAGCGAGAATGTGGTGTTGGAGTTTCGCGACGCGCAG GCGACCACCATGTCCGTGGACTGTGTGGGCTCCCACGCCGTGCTGTCTGG GCGGCGTTTCCTGTACATGGTCAACTTGGAGGCGCCGTGCGAGCTGGCGAGGAAGATGGCTCGCCACAGTAAGTGGGACGTGGGCACGGTTCAGTGGAACCCTCACAAGTCCCACTCACACATCTTCGCCGCCTCG AGCAACCAGCGTGTGGACTTGTACTCGTGGAAGGATGGCGGGGCCGGCGATGTCCACACGTCCCTGCAGGGACACACGAGAGTCATCAG cGATCTGGACTGGTCGTGCTTTGAAGCGGAGTTCCTGGTCACCAGCTCCGTGGACACATACATGTACATCTGGGACACCAG AGATACTCGGAAGCCCGCTGTGGCTCTGTCTGCTGTTG CGGGTGCATCTCAGGTGAAATGGAACCGTAGGAACCAGAACCTGCTGGCGTCCAGTCACGATGGAGACGTTCGGATCTGGGATAGAAGG AAACCCAACACGGCCGCAGAGTACGTGGCGGCCCACTTGTCCAAGATCCACGGTCTGGACTGGCACCCGGACAACGAGTTCATCCTGGCCACAAGCAGCCAAGACAACTCAGTGAGG TTTTGGGATTACAGGCAGCCCAGGAAGTACCTGAACATCCTTTCGTGCCAGGTGCCAGTCTGGAAGGCTCGCTATACG cCCTTCTCCAATGGCCTGGTCACGGTGATGGTCCCTCAGCTGAGGCGTGAGAACAGTCTTCTTCTGTGGTCCACGCTAGACCTCAACAGTCCAGTCCATGCCTTTGTGGGACACGACGACGTGGTTCTTGAGTTCCAATGGAGGCCCCAGAAGGAAGGTCAGTGGAGGTCCCAGCTCTTCTTGCGACTGGGTCAGTGCCCTTCATTGTCCGTGTCCTGTGTCTCAGGTACCAAAGACTACCAGCTGGTCACATGGTCCAGAGATCAGACTCTGAGGATCTGGCGGGTGGACCCTCAGCTACAGAAG CTATGTGTCAGCGACTTGGCGGATGACTTGATGGAGGGAATGTCTCTCAACATGGACACGGACAAGTCGCTGACGGCCAATGACCCCGACGGACAACACACCAGAATTCCCGCTGGACATCACCTGCATG ATCAAGATGGCGGGGTGGGCTCAGGCGCTCGCCAGGACTCGGCTGCGTCCTCAAGTCTCCCTCAGACGCTACAGCAGGAATTCTCTCTGGTCAACCTGCAGATCAGGAACGTCAATGTGGAG atggaCGCAATGAACTGCAGCTGTGTCGTCTCGGCTCATTTTGGGAGTCATCAGGTTCGACTGCTGATGAAATTCCCAGGACAATATCCCAACAACTGCGCCCCTACCTTCCAGTTTGTCTCCCCGACGACCATCTCCACCGCCATGAAGAGCAAGATCCACAAA ATCCTCACAGACGTGTCCCTGCAGAAGGTCAAAAGGAATCAGAACTGTCTGGAACCTTGCGTCCGACAGCTCGTGTCCTGCCTTGAGTCAGACATG ACGCAGGACGACAGTCCGTCCTCAGGCCCCTTCATCCTGTCCAATCCTGTCGCTCCAGCGCTGCAGCCGTTTCCTCGAGTCACCAACACTTACGGATCCTACCAA GACGCCAACATTCCCTTCCCCCGCACGTCAGGGGCTCGGTTTTGTGGCACCGGTTGTCTGGTTTACTTCACACGACCAATCACCATGCACCGCTCAGCCCCCGCCACCGAGCCCACCCCGAG GTCCCTGTCAGCGTTGTCGGCCTATCACAGCGGCGTGTTGACCCCCATGAAGATCCGCTCAGAGTCTCAGGGCGCTCTGCGTCTATACAGCAGCAGTCCAACTCGCTCGGACAAAGACACCGTGTCCATCTCGTCCTTCTACTACAAAGAGAGG AAATCTCGCCGCTTTAAGACCAAGAGGGACGGGGCAGACTACAGCAGTCGCTCCATCAAGTTGGCAGGAAAGGTGATCATCCAGGAAATCTCCTGCCTGCTTCCTGTCCACAAAGTCCTGGGAGAGAATTATAT TCTGAACATGCGGGACATCCAGGACACGTGTCAGAAGAACGGAGCAGCCGCGTTGGCAGCCGGACGTCGAGATGTAGCCAAG GTGTGGGCTTTGGCATCGGCAGCAACAAGTGTTGACCTGAGTCCGGACTCAGACCCGGACACGGACGCTCCTTGGGCAAGCCATCCGTTCGGTCGCCGCCTGCTGGACACTCT CGTGGACCACTACAGTCACATGAGTGACGTTCAGACGCTCGCCATGCTGTGCAGCGTCTTCACAGACGGTCACTCGCCACACGGTCCACCGCAGTCTCGCTCCCCCGCGGTCCCGCCCCCTCACTCACGCTAC CCCAGCTTCACGTCTGAGCCGTCGGAGCACGCCAACTCCTGGAGCGAGTCGTCCCCCGAAGACGGTCGCTCTAGCAACCATGGTTACGCTGACCCACGCGATCGAGAGAGCGAGCAGCACGACATGAACAAGAG ACTTCTGGATCCCACCAACACGCTGCAGTTCGACGACTTCAAGAAGTGTTACGGTGAAATCTTGTACCGCTGGGGCCTCCGAGACAAACGAGCTGATGTTCTCAAGTTTGCTTCCTGTCCGCCGGAACCCCACCAAGGAGTCG AGTTCGGCGTGTTCTGCTGCCACTGCCGCAGTCAGGCGAGGGGGACGCAGTGCGCCGTGTGCAAGCGGCTCACCTTCCAGTGCGCCGTGTGTCACGTGGCCGTGCGGGGCTCCTCCCACTTCTGTCTCAGCTGCGGTCACGGCGGGCACACGGGTCACATGATGGACTGGTTTCGCCGCCAGGACGAGTGCCCGGCGGGCTGCGGATGCCGCTGCCTGCAGCAGAGCGTCTTCTGA
- the wdr59 gene encoding GATOR complex protein WDR59 isoform X2, with the protein MAARWSSENVVLEFRDAQATTMSVDCVGSHAVLSGRRFLYMVNLEAPCELARKMARHSKWDVGTVQWNPHKSHSHIFAASSNQRVDLYSWKDGGAGDVHTSLQGHTRVISDLDWSCFEAEFLVTSSVDTYMYIWDTRDTRKPAVALSAVAGASQVKWNRRNQNLLASSHDGDVRIWDRRKPNTAAEYVAAHLSKIHGLDWHPDNEFILATSSQDNSVRFWDYRQPRKYLNILSCQVPVWKARYTPFSNGLVTVMVPQLRRENSLLLWSTLDLNSPVHAFVGHDDVVLEFQWRPQKEGTKDYQLVTWSRDQTLRIWRVDPQLQKLCVSDLADDLMEGMSLNMDTDKSLTANDPDGQHTRIPAGHHLHDQDGGVGSGARQDSAASSSLPQTLQQEFSLVNLQIRNVNVEMDAMNCSCVVSAHFGSHQVRLLMKFPGQYPNNCAPTFQFVSPTTISTAMKSKIHKILTDVSLQKVKRNQNCLEPCVRQLVSCLESDMTQDDSPSSGPFILSNPVAPALQPFPRVTNTYGSYQDANIPFPRTSGARFCGTGCLVYFTRPITMHRSAPATEPTPRSLSALSAYHSGVLTPMKIRSESQGALRLYSSSPTRSDKDTVSISSFYYKERKSRRFKTKRDGADYSSRSIKLAGKVIIQEISCLLPVHKVLGENYILNMRDIQDTCQKNGAAALAAGRRDVAKVWALASAATSVDLSPDSDPDTDAPWASHPFGRRLLDTLVDHYSHMSDVQTLAMLCSVFTDGHSPHGPPQSRSPAVPPPHSRYPSFTSEPSEHANSWSESSPEDGRSSNHGYADPRDRESEQHDMNKRLLDPTNTLQFDDFKKCYGEILYRWGLRDKRADVLKFASCPPEPHQGVEFGVFCCHCRSQARGTQCAVCKRLTFQCAVCHVAVRGSSHFCLSCGHGGHTGHMMDWFRRQDECPAGCGCRCLQQSVF; encoded by the exons atggcggcgcgctGGAGCAGCGAGAATGTGGTGTTGGAGTTTCGCGACGCGCAG GCGACCACCATGTCCGTGGACTGTGTGGGCTCCCACGCCGTGCTGTCTGG GCGGCGTTTCCTGTACATGGTCAACTTGGAGGCGCCGTGCGAGCTGGCGAGGAAGATGGCTCGCCACAGTAAGTGGGACGTGGGCACGGTTCAGTGGAACCCTCACAAGTCCCACTCACACATCTTCGCCGCCTCG AGCAACCAGCGTGTGGACTTGTACTCGTGGAAGGATGGCGGGGCCGGCGATGTCCACACGTCCCTGCAGGGACACACGAGAGTCATCAG cGATCTGGACTGGTCGTGCTTTGAAGCGGAGTTCCTGGTCACCAGCTCCGTGGACACATACATGTACATCTGGGACACCAG AGATACTCGGAAGCCCGCTGTGGCTCTGTCTGCTGTTG CGGGTGCATCTCAGGTGAAATGGAACCGTAGGAACCAGAACCTGCTGGCGTCCAGTCACGATGGAGACGTTCGGATCTGGGATAGAAGG AAACCCAACACGGCCGCAGAGTACGTGGCGGCCCACTTGTCCAAGATCCACGGTCTGGACTGGCACCCGGACAACGAGTTCATCCTGGCCACAAGCAGCCAAGACAACTCAGTGAGG TTTTGGGATTACAGGCAGCCCAGGAAGTACCTGAACATCCTTTCGTGCCAGGTGCCAGTCTGGAAGGCTCGCTATACG cCCTTCTCCAATGGCCTGGTCACGGTGATGGTCCCTCAGCTGAGGCGTGAGAACAGTCTTCTTCTGTGGTCCACGCTAGACCTCAACAGTCCAGTCCATGCCTTTGTGGGACACGACGACGTGGTTCTTGAGTTCCAATGGAGGCCCCAGAAGGAAG GTACCAAAGACTACCAGCTGGTCACATGGTCCAGAGATCAGACTCTGAGGATCTGGCGGGTGGACCCTCAGCTACAGAAG CTATGTGTCAGCGACTTGGCGGATGACTTGATGGAGGGAATGTCTCTCAACATGGACACGGACAAGTCGCTGACGGCCAATGACCCCGACGGACAACACACCAGAATTCCCGCTGGACATCACCTGCATG ATCAAGATGGCGGGGTGGGCTCAGGCGCTCGCCAGGACTCGGCTGCGTCCTCAAGTCTCCCTCAGACGCTACAGCAGGAATTCTCTCTGGTCAACCTGCAGATCAGGAACGTCAATGTGGAG atggaCGCAATGAACTGCAGCTGTGTCGTCTCGGCTCATTTTGGGAGTCATCAGGTTCGACTGCTGATGAAATTCCCAGGACAATATCCCAACAACTGCGCCCCTACCTTCCAGTTTGTCTCCCCGACGACCATCTCCACCGCCATGAAGAGCAAGATCCACAAA ATCCTCACAGACGTGTCCCTGCAGAAGGTCAAAAGGAATCAGAACTGTCTGGAACCTTGCGTCCGACAGCTCGTGTCCTGCCTTGAGTCAGACATG ACGCAGGACGACAGTCCGTCCTCAGGCCCCTTCATCCTGTCCAATCCTGTCGCTCCAGCGCTGCAGCCGTTTCCTCGAGTCACCAACACTTACGGATCCTACCAA GACGCCAACATTCCCTTCCCCCGCACGTCAGGGGCTCGGTTTTGTGGCACCGGTTGTCTGGTTTACTTCACACGACCAATCACCATGCACCGCTCAGCCCCCGCCACCGAGCCCACCCCGAG GTCCCTGTCAGCGTTGTCGGCCTATCACAGCGGCGTGTTGACCCCCATGAAGATCCGCTCAGAGTCTCAGGGCGCTCTGCGTCTATACAGCAGCAGTCCAACTCGCTCGGACAAAGACACCGTGTCCATCTCGTCCTTCTACTACAAAGAGAGG AAATCTCGCCGCTTTAAGACCAAGAGGGACGGGGCAGACTACAGCAGTCGCTCCATCAAGTTGGCAGGAAAGGTGATCATCCAGGAAATCTCCTGCCTGCTTCCTGTCCACAAAGTCCTGGGAGAGAATTATAT TCTGAACATGCGGGACATCCAGGACACGTGTCAGAAGAACGGAGCAGCCGCGTTGGCAGCCGGACGTCGAGATGTAGCCAAG GTGTGGGCTTTGGCATCGGCAGCAACAAGTGTTGACCTGAGTCCGGACTCAGACCCGGACACGGACGCTCCTTGGGCAAGCCATCCGTTCGGTCGCCGCCTGCTGGACACTCT CGTGGACCACTACAGTCACATGAGTGACGTTCAGACGCTCGCCATGCTGTGCAGCGTCTTCACAGACGGTCACTCGCCACACGGTCCACCGCAGTCTCGCTCCCCCGCGGTCCCGCCCCCTCACTCACGCTAC CCCAGCTTCACGTCTGAGCCGTCGGAGCACGCCAACTCCTGGAGCGAGTCGTCCCCCGAAGACGGTCGCTCTAGCAACCATGGTTACGCTGACCCACGCGATCGAGAGAGCGAGCAGCACGACATGAACAAGAG ACTTCTGGATCCCACCAACACGCTGCAGTTCGACGACTTCAAGAAGTGTTACGGTGAAATCTTGTACCGCTGGGGCCTCCGAGACAAACGAGCTGATGTTCTCAAGTTTGCTTCCTGTCCGCCGGAACCCCACCAAGGAGTCG AGTTCGGCGTGTTCTGCTGCCACTGCCGCAGTCAGGCGAGGGGGACGCAGTGCGCCGTGTGCAAGCGGCTCACCTTCCAGTGCGCCGTGTGTCACGTGGCCGTGCGGGGCTCCTCCCACTTCTGTCTCAGCTGCGGTCACGGCGGGCACACGGGTCACATGATGGACTGGTTTCGCCGCCAGGACGAGTGCCCGGCGGGCTGCGGATGCCGCTGCCTGCAGCAGAGCGTCTTCTGA